The genomic stretch TCTGGTCCGGACGGTGTTGCGCCAGGGCCTGCTCCAGCGCTGAATTGAATATCAATGTCATAAAGGCACCCGGTACGCCATGCCCGGTGCAATCGGTAAGTACGGCTAGCCAGCCCTGTTCATATCGCCGGAAGGCATAGCAGTCACCCCCGACGCAGTCGCGCGGTTCCCACACCAGACACCAATCCTGCAAGGTAGCTTCCAGCGTTTGACGGAATGGGGTCAGCATCGCCCCTTGAATGACGCTGGCGTACTCTATGCTTTGGACGATCTGCTGGTGCTGGCGCACATGGGTGTCTGAGACAATGCGGAACAAATCGATACCCAGGCCGATGCCGAGGTAGCGACTGTTTTCGGTAATAATGAAGCCGTCAGCCAGAAAGCGTTCACCGCTGATGACCGCCTTGTCCGCGACATCGCTCAACGAGGCTGAGGCCTCGACGATAAGCGGCGTTTTATCCATAAACGCGATGCAGCTTTTCCGGTCATACAGCTCACGGTAATAAGGTCGCGCCATTTGCGACAGGAAACTATGGCGGTTGATCAGGCCAAACGGACGTCCGTCTTCCACGACTGGCAGGCTAACCAGGTCTTTGTGGCGGCTGAACAACTGCAATACAGTGGCGTTATCGGTGGAGGGAGAGACATCCGGCGTGGTGATACACAAGTCGCGTGCGCTTGGAAAGGAAACGAAATGTAACCGATGTTCCTGTGGCGGTAAGGCGCTCATTGTCTTGTCTTTCTGGGGAAATAGGCTATCGTCACGGTAGCAGCCGCAGATGACGGGAACATGACAGCGCGCTGAAATGCTAAGGAACTGTCAGGTTTCTCTTTACAGTCATGGCTAAATATTTCTGATGTGCTCGTTTCCTGAGCGTTTTTATGCTTTTTTCGTATTAATGAAAAATAAAATGGCCGATATATTTTAGGAGTGGATCTGTCTTTTCTATTTCGTTCACGCGGTGCGAAAAATGAGACGGCACCGTGTGGTTTGTAAACCACTCTTTCTATTTCCTGATAGTTTTAGACGGCACTGCCCTAAATAACGTGAGTGAAGGTCAATACCACTTGACGTATAAGGGGGTAAATCTGTTAAGCCGCCTGTTTGATACATGCTTTGGCAGGTATGTTGTTTTTTTTCGGTGTGTTGGTGTTACGTCGCGGTAGTAAATCAGTGCCCTTAGAGGCATGTTTTCGTTAGAAAAAAGGAGTGATATCGTGGTTATATCAGGCATTCAGAATCAAAACATTACATCGTCTTCCTATCCACAGCAGACTTATGTTGCGAATAGTAACTCAAGCGACAGCACCGATACGCTCGGCGCTAATCAATCTGTTTCCCTGAAAACAGGGAAAACAAATGATTCGCTAAATAATCAGTTTCAGGATAATAATTCCGGCGATGTTACCGATACGCGTGATCGCAGTGCATCATCACTGGATGAGCGTTTAGCTAAAGAAAAATTACAGAAACAGCAAAATGAATCCTCTGTGGAGCGCTCATTGCGGATGACGGGTATCCCGCTATATGGCGGTGTGCTGGTGTCTGTCGTGAAATATCCTGATGGTCAAAGTGAAAGTTATAATGTATTTACCGGGAAACGTATTTCATCTACGGATCCCACTCTAAGTGGCGAGCGTGCGCCAGCGAGTGCGGCAGAGTTTGGTTATTATAGCCAGGGCTTATATAGCGGCATGTCGGCAGCGGAAGTGTATGAGAAAATACAGCAGCTATTGAACTCGGGTTCCGGTGACGCTGCCTGGAAATTGCCGGGCAGCAGCGAATTGCCGCGAACCAGTTGATATGCAAACGTATTGCTGACGCTTTATTCTATATTAAATAGCATTAATAGCCTGATTTATTATCAGGTGGTTATCTATTTTTAAATTTTATTCCTTTGGTCTTTCCAAAACCAAGGTTCATGCTTTTTCATGAACAACGCTTTTTCATGTCACTGGTTTTTCATGGATATCGGTTTTTCATGAACACCGGTTTCCCCTGTTTGCTCAGCCTTATCCCATCCCAGTGCGTTCTTATCTCTGATGGCCTCATCGCGCTTATTTCCATCGTCGGTTGCAATAAGATGTTCTCATTATCGATATAAGTAATTGTTTCTGTTGCTCCGTTCGGGCGTTGGTTAAGCTAGAGGTTATTGGTTGACCCTTCAGTGAGTTATGGGGCAACAACACCAGGCTTAATCTCGCTCGCTGTGCTGACAAGGATACAAGAATGACCACGATTCTCATTGAGGATGCCAGGGAAGAACACATTGCTGCTATCAGGGATATTTATACCCATCATGTTTTACATGGTACCGCTACGTTTGAAACTGAAGCGCCCGATGAGGCGGAGATGCTGGCCCGCTGGCGAAAAATTCATGACGCTGGCTTGCCCTGGCTGGTGGCAACGGAAAATCAACAGGTGTTAGGGTACTGCTATCTGGGGTTTTATCGCCCTCGCTACGCGTATCGTTTTACACTGGAAGATTCTATCTATTTGCACCCGGATCAGGTGGGAAGAGGTTTAGGTAAACGCTTGCTATCCGAAGCCTTATTACGGGCAGAGCAGCAGGGATACCGTCAGGTGGTGTCGGTCGTGGCTAATAGCGGCAATCAAGCCTCGCTGAAATTGCATCTGTCGCTGGGGTTCGAACTGGCTGGTACGTTACGTTCCGTGGGCATGAAGCACGGGCGCTGGTTGGATACGGCCTTGTTGCAGCGTACGTTAGGCGAAGGCGACAGTTCATTGCCACTGGCCTGAACGGTGTGAGCGAGTTCGCTTAACGTATAACGGTGGTGGAGCCCGTCAGAACAGCGTGGCAGCTCTGACGGGGATCGGCAGTCATCAACGATGATGTAACTGGGCTTTCCACAGCGCCAGCACGCTCACCAACGCGGTGATCATCAGGTAGTAGCTCGGTGCCAGGCTACTGCCGGTGGCGCTGATCAACAACGTACAGATGAATGGGGCAAAGCCGCCAAACACGGTGACAGCTACGTTATAGCTGATCGCCATGCCACTGGCACGGGTCGAGATTGGGAACAGATCGGCCATCATCGACGGCACGGTGGAGAAATACACCGACTTCAACAACGCCATCCATCCGACAACGATAATCAGTGATATGGCCGACAGATATTGCGTCATCAACCAGAATGCCGGATAGATAGTCACCGCCAGCAACAGCAGTGATCCCCACATCAGCGGCAGGCGTCCGATTTTTTCCGCCCACAGTCCCACCAGCGGCGTAATCACCGTCAGGATAATGCCGGCAATCAGCGTGGCGCTAAACGCTGCGCCTGACGGCAAATGCAACGTTTTGGTGGCATAGGTAGGGACATAATTCAGCATGTAGTTGATGGCGGTGGAAATCACCATCAGGCCGACGGCAATCAGGAACAGTGCTTTCTGTCGGGTGAACAGGGTTTTGATCGGTGCCTGCGTTTTCTCTGCCTGCGCAAAGTTCGTCGGTTCATGCACATGACGGCGGATATACAACCCCACCGGGCCAATCAACAAACCGAAAGCGAACGGAAGACGCCATCCCCAGTCCTGAATCTGGACTTCGCTCAATGACTGTGATAATCCCAGGCCGAATGCCGATGCCATCAGAGTACTTGCCCCTTGGGTGGCAAACTGCCAACTGGCGATAAAGGCGCGACGTTCAGGGAAATGCTCCACCAGAAACGCGGTGGAACTGCCGAACTCACCACCGGCGGAAAACCCCTGAATCAGTCGCGCCAGCATAATCAGGATCGGTGCGGCTACGCCGATGCTGGCATACGTGGGCATCAGGGTTATCATTGCGCCGCCCAGTAGCATCAGGCTGATGGACAACAACAAAGAGGCTTTGCGTCCGGCTCTATCCGCATAAGCACCCAGCACAATGGCACCCAGCGGGCGAATGAGAAAAGAAACGCCGAAGCTGCCGAAAGCCAGCAGTAGGGATACGGTTGGATCCTGCGTAGGGAAAAACGCATGGGCGATGTAATTGGCAAAAAAGCCGTATACCGCGATGTCAAACCACTCCAGCGCGTTGCCGATGCAGGTGGCAAACAGCGTTTTATACAGGCTGGGGCGCGCGGTACTGTGGTGTGAAACCGATGCAGTCGTCATAGATGTCTCCCTCAGCGTGGTGTATTGGCGTCACGGTGTGCGCGATGCGCAGCCAGAACCGTATGGCCTTGTTCACCCAGTTCCCAGAACAGGCGGGTCATGATCTGCAAGCCTTCGCGGGCGACGCTGATCAGCATGTGTTCATCTACGGCGTGCTGGCCACAGGCCGGGTAAGAGTGAGGGATCCACAGTGTCGGCAGGCCGAGGATATCGGCAAACACTTCATTGGGCAGCGAACCGCCGAGGTTGGGCAGCAACGCCGGTTTTTTATCGCTGGTCTGGCGCATCAGGTCGAGCGCCCAGTTGACCAGCGGGTCGGTAGGGTCAAGGCGGGTGGCTGGTGTGCCACGCACGTCACTGATTTCCACCATGGTGAAACCGTGAGTGTCGAGGTGCTGACGTAAATGCTGTGTCAGTTGTTGCCAGTCGGTGCCGACCACGAAACGCAACTGACAGACTGCAGTGGCGTGGCCGGGAATGGCATTCATTGGCCGCTGTGGGTTACCGGTCAGAAACGACAGTACTTCCAACGTATTCCAGCCGAACAGCCTTTCGGATGCGCTTAACCCAGCTTCACCCCAGTTCGGGTCGATAGCCGGATCCGTGGTTTGCCCGCCGGGCGTAATATCCGAGAGGATAGTTCGCAGGGCTGGCGTCAGATGCGGCGGCTTCAGTGCCTCTACCTGCATCTGACCGTGCTGATTGACCAGACAGGCAATCGCGTTGGCCAGTTGCGTCCCGGGGTTACTCAGTAATCCGCCCCAGTTGCCGGAGTGGTAATCTCGCTCGCGGGCGTGGATGGTCAGTCGAAAATTGACGCAGCCGCGTGAGCCGAGGAACAGCGTCGGACGTTCTGCGTTCAGGCGTGGGCCGTCTGATGCAATGAACAGGTCGGCTTGCAGCGCTTGCGCATGTTGGCGGCATACGTCGGCCAGGCCTGGTGAGCTTATTTCTTCGCCCATCTCGAACAGCCATTTGCAGTTAAAGCCTAGTAGTCCCTGGCGAGCCTGAAATACCTGCTCCAGCGCCGCTATATTGACGGAGTGCTGGCCTTTGTTGTCGGCGCTGCCGCGACCGTACCAGCGGCCTTCCCGCTCCACCAGTTGCCACGGGGAAAGCCCTTCACTCCAGTGCTCATCATCACCGAATACCACGTCGCCGTGGCCGTAGCACAGCACGGTGGGCAGGCTGTCGTCTTCAATACGAGAGGCGATTAAAAACGGACGGTTAGCGCCTGTCGGGTTATCGATTTGCTGTAATTCGAAACCTAATGCCTGTAGTGCCGGTATGATTTCCCCGGTGAGATAGTGGTGTAGCTCGGCGTCCCGGTCGTTTCGCTGACTTTCGCTGGCAATGGCGACGCGGCGGGCTAAAACGTCGCGAAAGCGACCGCTATCGAAGTACGCCAGAGCATGTTGAATAACCTGTGGTGTTGTCATGTGATGCCTGTCTGTGATGATGTTTGATGTTGTGTTTTTTATGTCGGATAACTTTTTTGAACTGATTTTTATCGAACGAATTCGTGTCGTACTGTTCTATATCGTTCTATTCATCCTGTTCTAAATCATCACCAGCATTGCCACAATAATAATAATTGCAAGCGAGCTTTGCTTTTAATATAAAGCTAGATTGCACAAAAACGAGGCAGACAAAAAGGCGATGCATAACAGTGAAATCAGGTATTTTCTGGCGGTGGCCAATACTGGCTCGTTGAGCGCCGCCAGCCAGCAGCTGTTTGTGGCGGTATCCGCTATCAGCCGACAGATTCATAAACTGGAGGAACGCATCGGCGCGCCGCTATTTGAGCGCCACGCTCGCGGTATGGTGTTGACCGATGCCGGGCAAATACTGGAAAACCATGTGCGTAAAAGCATGATGGACATGGAATACGCCATCGCGGAGATTCAAGGGTTAAAAGCGGTACGGCGCACGTTTGTCCGGGTCGCCTGTACTGACGGGATGGCATTTGATCTGCTACCGGGGTTATTTGCCCGTTTTCGGCGGGATAACCCGGCGGTCACGTTTTTCCTGCAAGTCGGCAGCGCGATACAGGTATCAGAAATGGTACGCAACGGCGAATGCGATGTGGCGCTACAGTTTAGTTTGTCCCCGGATCGCGGTGTTGAAGTCATGGCGTCTTACCCCGCACCGGTGCTATTGCTCATGCGGCCTGATCATCCGCTGGCGAACAAATCTATCCAGCTACCGGACCTGCATGGGTTTCCGCTGGTACTGCCGCAGCAGGGGACCACTATCCGCCAATTGTTCGATCTCTCTTGCCGGATGAGTGGCACGTTTCTGGAGCCGACACTCAGTTGCAACAACTTCTCCGCGCTGTACTACTTTATGCAGCAAACGCCGGATGCCGTCACCGCCTGTAGCCATTTCTCGGTACTGTATCGTGCCAGAGAAGACGGCTTGTTGCTTAAGCCGGTACACAGCGAGCCGTTGACTCAACGCAGCCTGCAGGTGCAGACACTTGCAGGTAAGCACCGTTCTGCCGCATTAAGCCACTTTATCACTTTTGTGATTGACGAACTGGGCCGCGAGCACGCGAGACTGGCGGCAGATATCGGACTGGAGTAGCGGGTAAACCTAAATAGCGGCATCTGATATTGGTAAACCACCAGTTCATCGCTTGGTTGTTGATCATTGAGCAGTTTTTTCAATACGAGGTTGTTCGTTTTTCTCTTGCCAGCATGTTTATCGTGAATTTTCTCACAATCTGCACTTAGTAGAGCCTGCCGTTGCATATCGGTGTGCTGAATCCAACTCGATGTGAGCGTATACTAATTTCATATCTTTATTTTTTAATAATAATTATTGGTTACCCATTGTTGATTTGTCTTTAAAAATGTTATTATTGAACGCTATAAAAATGTAAAGCATAAGAATGATTATACATCAAATAAAGGAATTGCTTGTGACCAAGAGTGTATATTCGGCCAGCGCGGTGGAAGTAAATGTAACATATTGGCCAGGAATTGAACCTGTTCGTGTTTTATTGGCAATAATAGTGGTTGTATTGCATGCGAATTTTCAATATGCCCCCCAAGGATATCTAGCTGTAGAACTATTTTTCATGATAAGTGGATTTTTAATTGCTTCTCGCAAAAAAGATACATCAAGTGTTTTTTTTCGATTTTTAAAAAATATATCATTAATATATCCATCATATTTTTTGTCGATACTATTAATGTTAATGGTATCGCCGGCAAGGTTACATGATGTAATACTTTCCTTTTCATTATTGCAGGCTATCGGATTAAATGAAAAATTAATAAATATCCCAGCTTGGTTTTTGACTTGCTATTTGTGGGTTTGGTTTTTTTATTCATTTTTACACTCACGTATCTCAGATAGGGATTTATATGCTTTTAGTATATTTTCTGCTATCGTTGGGTATGTCTGTCTGTATTCATTAACTCCAGCGAAAGGGCTTAACTATACAACAGAGGTGATAATCGGCTTTCTGCCACCATCAATAATAAGAGCAATGGCAGGTATTGGGTTAGGTATTGCTCTTTACGCCACATATCGACATTTACCAAGAATAGAACTAAAAAGGTCAATAATTTCAATTTTTGAAATTGTAATCATTTTTCTGTGTTTTTATATATTTTTAAAGCATCCGGCTAGTGTGGAGATGGACACTAGTTTTTTACCGCTGGGCTTCTTGTTTTTGTATTTTTTAGTATCCAATCAAGGATTGGTTTCGAATTTTCTTTCATCTCTTGGTCAAAGATTTACATTTTGGAGGAGTGCCTCTTTTGATCTGTTTATTTTTCACTTTCCATTATTTCTCATTGTGAGAAAAGTAGTAGGGCATCCACCGCTAGGAATTAGTGAGACATTATTGACAATAACTGGAGTCTGTTTTATCTCTCTGATGCTAGGTTTTACAGTGAGAGCAATAAAACCCGTGATATATAGGTATGTTGCATTAAAGTAATTCGTCTATCCGATGTGGTGGTGCTGTTTTAAATAGTGGAATTTTTTCTCTAAATAGCTGTTTTTGATGCGGCTAAATTTTAGCTAGTCCATCCTTATGGCCGGGAAATGGCCCGGCCTATGCCATAAATTGATACACCGTCTCAGCTGTTTCCACATCGAACTGCACTGATGGTTCTGTGTATTGGGTTATACCGACCACAACTGCCTTTATGTGATTCGCCCACGACGAGTAAACAGGTT from Dickeya zeae NCPPB 2538 encodes the following:
- a CDS encoding acyltransferase family protein, with protein sequence MTKSVYSASAVEVNVTYWPGIEPVRVLLAIIVVVLHANFQYAPQGYLAVELFFMISGFLIASRKKDTSSVFFRFLKNISLIYPSYFLSILLMLMVSPARLHDVILSFSLLQAIGLNEKLINIPAWFLTCYLWVWFFYSFLHSRISDRDLYAFSIFSAIVGYVCLYSLTPAKGLNYTTEVIIGFLPPSIIRAMAGIGLGIALYATYRHLPRIELKRSIISIFEIVIIFLCFYIFLKHPASVEMDTSFLPLGFLFLYFLVSNQGLVSNFLSSLGQRFTFWRSASFDLFIFHFPLFLIVRKVVGHPPLGISETLLTITGVCFISLMLGFTVRAIKPVIYRYVALK
- a CDS encoding GNAT family N-acetyltransferase; amino-acid sequence: MTTILIEDAREEHIAAIRDIYTHHVLHGTATFETEAPDEAEMLARWRKIHDAGLPWLVATENQQVLGYCYLGFYRPRYAYRFTLEDSIYLHPDQVGRGLGKRLLSEALLRAEQQGYRQVVSVVANSGNQASLKLHLSLGFELAGTLRSVGMKHGRWLDTALLQRTLGEGDSSLPLA
- a CDS encoding LysR family transcriptional regulator, producing MHNSEIRYFLAVANTGSLSAASQQLFVAVSAISRQIHKLEERIGAPLFERHARGMVLTDAGQILENHVRKSMMDMEYAIAEIQGLKAVRRTFVRVACTDGMAFDLLPGLFARFRRDNPAVTFFLQVGSAIQVSEMVRNGECDVALQFSLSPDRGVEVMASYPAPVLLLMRPDHPLANKSIQLPDLHGFPLVLPQQGTTIRQLFDLSCRMSGTFLEPTLSCNNFSALYYFMQQTPDAVTACSHFSVLYRAREDGLLLKPVHSEPLTQRSLQVQTLAGKHRSAALSHFITFVIDELGREHARLAADIGLE
- a CDS encoding MFS transporter, translating into MTTASVSHHSTARPSLYKTLFATCIGNALEWFDIAVYGFFANYIAHAFFPTQDPTVSLLLAFGSFGVSFLIRPLGAIVLGAYADRAGRKASLLLSISLMLLGGAMITLMPTYASIGVAAPILIMLARLIQGFSAGGEFGSSTAFLVEHFPERRAFIASWQFATQGASTLMASAFGLGLSQSLSEVQIQDWGWRLPFAFGLLIGPVGLYIRRHVHEPTNFAQAEKTQAPIKTLFTRQKALFLIAVGLMVISTAINYMLNYVPTYATKTLHLPSGAAFSATLIAGIILTVITPLVGLWAEKIGRLPLMWGSLLLLAVTIYPAFWLMTQYLSAISLIIVVGWMALLKSVYFSTVPSMMADLFPISTRASGMAISYNVAVTVFGGFAPFICTLLISATGSSLAPSYYLMITALVSVLALWKAQLHHR
- a CDS encoding M20 family metallopeptidase — protein: MTTPQVIQHALAYFDSGRFRDVLARRVAIASESQRNDRDAELHHYLTGEIIPALQALGFELQQIDNPTGANRPFLIASRIEDDSLPTVLCYGHGDVVFGDDEHWSEGLSPWQLVEREGRWYGRGSADNKGQHSVNIAALEQVFQARQGLLGFNCKWLFEMGEEISSPGLADVCRQHAQALQADLFIASDGPRLNAERPTLFLGSRGCVNFRLTIHARERDYHSGNWGGLLSNPGTQLANAIACLVNQHGQMQVEALKPPHLTPALRTILSDITPGGQTTDPAIDPNWGEAGLSASERLFGWNTLEVLSFLTGNPQRPMNAIPGHATAVCQLRFVVGTDWQQLTQHLRQHLDTHGFTMVEISDVRGTPATRLDPTDPLVNWALDLMRQTSDKKPALLPNLGGSLPNEVFADILGLPTLWIPHSYPACGQHAVDEHMLISVAREGLQIMTRLFWELGEQGHTVLAAHRAHRDANTPR
- a CDS encoding SpoIIE family protein phosphatase — its product is MSALPPQEHRLHFVSFPSARDLCITTPDVSPSTDNATVLQLFSRHKDLVSLPVVEDGRPFGLINRHSFLSQMARPYYRELYDRKSCIAFMDKTPLIVEASASLSDVADKAVISGERFLADGFIITENSRYLGIGLGIDLFRIVSDTHVRQHQQIVQSIEYASVIQGAMLTPFRQTLEATLQDWCLVWEPRDCVGGDCYAFRRYEQGWLAVLTDCTGHGVPGAFMTLIFNSALEQALAQHRPDQTGQLLGSINRYIKDTLGQKSSYPGQMSASDDGCDALVVYVNTTEQTLNWASARMTAFVTDAQSGDLLTLDSDRMGVGYTNTPYDYSWPAFQRPLSAQDLFFAATDGLLDQIGGERQIKFGKRRLQNLLQRLGELPMSQLATQLLQHHRAWQGTQARRDDLTFWGFRHHEHA